The DNA region ACCAGAAAGTGCAACATCTTCTGCTGTAGTAGCGCCATATGCAAAGAGAAAAATGAATTCCCACGATGATATCagaaatgaaatagaaataatCCGTTTTTCAGAAGATCAGCCCCTCTTACATGATAAATTGACAGTACATGGAAGTCTCACCTTTGGTCCCTTTTGGCTGTTCAGTGTATAACCCAGCAGCAGTCCAGTACTTCATAAAATTCTTCTTTACTCGCCTCATAAGATCCACTATATAGTCACCCTTATTGTTATACTTATAGCAGTTCTCCCAAATGTATTTTACATCATTATAGACATCCTCCGAATTCATATACTTGCCATTCTTTTCAAGGTTGCTGCATATAGTTCCAAAATCCATTGGTGTATCAATGATATCGAAATAGTCCTGGTTCCAGACAGCGTGTGAATTATGATATTAGACACAAGTAAACATAACATTTTTTTCAAAAAAGCGCTCTTCGTTTTTGTTCCAAGTTTCACAAAGAATCACATTAGTCTCCATGAATGAACAAATATCACGGAGCTTTGTAAATTTATCTCTGCTTActgagaaagagggaggtagCAACCATGTGAAAAAGATGCACCCAACTTCTACAGAAAGCATGACAGAAAAAATCCAGCATTAATTGCTTTAAGTCTAACTTTTGCTTTTCCTAAATGGTGACGAAGCAAAGTTATAGTACGAAACAAAATCTCCAAAGCATGCATGATACAGATGATTAGGCCAAAATTTTTAACAAAACAAAATACAGAAAAAGTTGAAAACATTAGGTTTATGGAAGAGGTTGAGATAAGCCAAAAATAAAACTAATGCATTAAGGGATCTAAAATTAGAGTGAATGTGATCCAAATTAACTAGAAAAAAACCATGAAAAAGATACTTGAAAATATTTATACTTACAGGAATTCCAAGAGCTTCCGGATTAACAGGAACATTGAAGGGCTCAGCAGCATCCATTTTCATTACCTTCCTTATAATCTGTACAATAAAACAAAAAACACAGCGAAAAGAAAATTACTCGATACGGATTCCATTAATAATGGAGAATTTAATGCTGGGTTCGCATAAAAAACTAAAGGAAACCAATTCTAAAGTTCCAACACACCATTAAGGAGGTATCCAATTCCTGCTTATGATATCTGGGATTAAGCGGCGGAGCTTTCCTTTCTTTTACGTAGACAGCAGTCTCAGAGGAAACTGGCAAATGCTTGCTTGTCTGGTCAGAATTTAATCCCAAAACCTTTGAAGATTTGATCTTTATGCTACCGGCTTTCTTTGATGAAGCACCAAACTTAATATGAGGCAACGAACTCACACTATCTTCAATTCTATCGGCATTCACACTATGTCTCTCCAGCCCATGTTGCTGACTACTCCTATCAGTATCACTTTGCGAAGGAGCATCAGACGAGTTCGGTTGAGAGTCCAACATTTTCGGTGTCCTAAGCTTCACCTTAACACGTCCAATCGATTTCGCAGCGTCCTTAGTGCTTCCAAAACTGTCACGATTCACGTTAGCAACATTGCAACGTTGATCAGTACCAGTGGAAGACGGCGTGTCTACTTCCATTCCAGAGTTATCTTCTTTATTATCATTACCAACATCAAAACCAGAAGCTTCTGAATTATTTTGATCCTCTTCATTTCTAAGGGCTATAGGGTTTGTACTACTCTTTGATTTTCCTTTCTTATGCCCACGTTTACGCTTCATCTTCTAAATTCTATCCAACCAAACACTACCAAACACTACCAAATACCAACCACTGTTTCTGTGCTCAAATTCTAGAGTAAAACAAATTGAGACCAAAGTTAAATCAACAAACAACATAGTATACAAAAAATTCATTACAAGATTATTAAAAACATAAAAGAAAGTGCTTTTTATGTGTTTCACAAGGAGAAAAGAACCAATTGAAGAAAAAGATATCGATTTTAGGTAATCGAAACCATGTTATCCACAAAAACATGGTATGAAAGAAAGATGAATGTTATTGAAGATGAGAAAATGAAAGAACAAGTTACGAACTTACATAGTTGAATTGAGGAGGGGCGGTTAGAAAAGGCACGTGCGCCGGTGACTGAGAAACCTTCAATTCACGGCGGCGGAGGAACTATACGACGCCGTCGGGACAGGGAACCGCGTCTTCGATCTAAACTTCAAACGATTCGTTTCATTAGAATTGTTGTCTATCTGTTACtactttttaatttttaatttattagGTTTTATAATTTTATCgtaaaataaaattattaaatatattttttgtttttacaAAACTATCATGTTTATTTCgagtttgaaaaaaaatataCACTTTTTAGTCTTAACAAATTTACACTTCTAATTGAATTACATCAACACTCTTATTTTTACTTTTATGTGATAATTTAAAATGTCTATTAAactttttaaattatttttatattttgttgtAATAAACGGTTTTGAACTCGAAATTGATGTCT from Lathyrus oleraceus cultivar Zhongwan6 chromosome 1, CAAS_Psat_ZW6_1.0, whole genome shotgun sequence includes:
- the LOC127085996 gene encoding uncharacterized protein LOC127085996 isoform X2; the protein is MKRKRGHKKGKSKSSTNPIALRNEEDQNNSEASGFDVGNDNKEDNSGMEVDTPSSTGTDQRCNVANVNRDSFGSTKDAAKSIGRVKVKLRTPKMLDSQPNSSDAPSQSDTDRSSQQHGLERHSVNADRIEDSVSSLPHIKFGASSKKAGSIKIKSSKVLGLNSDQTSKHLPVSSETAVYVKERKAPPLNPRYHKQELDTSLMIIRKVMKMDAAEPFNVPVNPEALGIPDYFDIIDTPMDFGTICSNLEKNGKYMNSEDVYNDVKYIWENCYKYNNKGDYIVDLMRRVKKNFMKYWTAAGLYTEQPKGTKEDVALSGDGKVGKNGQLKHKKKKRHGRHHKHDCLCAICVLKRRRKEREENDRIAKGNFGPGGDKHVREFKQEESMLGDSPGGEDSSSNTDESAGTDGDADEDKGDVTKMEPSEKQRSPFEGRHEVNEVNDDDDDDDGMEEDDRGPENEEEEEDEEGEDEEEIEMDSEKRRIDGTLAEKSELGDTTGLHDEYKAQLEGPTAEFQQLKKHKEPQNSHQKAKLLESFYAENPMLSSLCGTLFPENRQSVWSGPHSLIRQRNSARSSSIHGAIRSLMK
- the LOC127085996 gene encoding uncharacterized protein LOC127085996 isoform X1, whose protein sequence is MKRKRGHKKGKSKSSTNPIALRNEEDQNNSEASGFDVGNDNKEDNSGMEVDTPSSTGTDQRCNVANVNRDSFGSTKDAAKSIGRVKVKLRTPKMLDSQPNSSDAPSQSDTDRSSQQHGLERHSVNADRIEDSVSSLPHIKFGASSKKAGSIKIKSSKVLGLNSDQTSKHLPVSSETAVYVKERKAPPLNPRYHKQELDTSLMIIRKVMKMDAAEPFNVPVNPEALGIPDYFDIIDTPMDFGTICSNLEKNGKYMNSEDVYNDVKYIWENCYKYNNKGDYIVDLMRRVKKNFMKYWTAAGLYTEQPKGTKAEDVALSGDGKVGKNGQLKHKKKKRHGRHHKHDCLCAICVLKRRRKEREENDRIAKGNFGPGGDKHVREFKQEESMLGDSPGGEDSSSNTDESAGTDGDADEDKGDVTKMEPSEKQRSPFEGRHEVNEVNDDDDDDDGMEEDDRGPENEEEEEDEEGEDEEEIEMDSEKRRIDGTLAEKSELGDTTGLHDEYKAQLEGPTAEFQQLKKHKEPQNSHQKAKLLESFYAENPMLSSLCGTLFPENRQSVWSGPHSLIRQRNSARSSSIHGAIRSLMK